One stretch of Pradoshia sp. D12 DNA includes these proteins:
- a CDS encoding TIGR01212 family radical SAM protein (This family includes YhcC from E. coli K-12, an uncharacterized radical SAM protein.) produces MKQVNPFQYASDDKRYHTWNYHLRNQFGHKVFKVALDGGFDCPNRDGTVAFGGCTFCSAAGSGDFAGNRAEDLQKQFADIKAKMHQKWKDGKYMAYFQAYTNTHAPVEVLREKFETVMNEEGVVGLSIATRPDCLPDDVVEYLAELNERTYLWVELGLQTVHEKTANIINRAHDYPTYVEGVNKLRKHGIRICSHIINGLPLETPEMMMETAKEVAKLDVQGIKIHLLHLLKGTPMVKQYEKGMLEFLSLDEYVNLVCDQLEILPPEMIVHRITGDGPIDLMVGPMWSVNKWEVLNAIDAELKRRNSYQGKFYVPSKDAVINEA; encoded by the coding sequence ATGAAACAGGTTAACCCTTTTCAATATGCAAGTGACGACAAACGTTATCATACATGGAATTATCATCTACGCAATCAATTTGGTCACAAAGTATTTAAAGTAGCTCTTGATGGTGGATTTGATTGTCCGAATCGTGATGGCACGGTAGCTTTTGGTGGTTGTACATTTTGCAGTGCCGCTGGATCCGGCGATTTTGCCGGCAATCGTGCTGAAGATTTGCAAAAACAATTTGCCGATATAAAAGCAAAAATGCATCAAAAATGGAAGGACGGCAAGTATATGGCCTATTTCCAGGCTTATACAAATACCCATGCACCAGTCGAGGTGTTACGGGAAAAATTTGAAACTGTCATGAACGAGGAAGGTGTAGTCGGATTATCCATTGCCACTCGTCCAGACTGTCTGCCTGATGATGTTGTAGAATATTTAGCTGAATTAAATGAACGTACCTACCTGTGGGTTGAGCTTGGCCTGCAAACTGTTCATGAGAAAACAGCTAATATCATAAACCGTGCACATGATTATCCAACCTATGTAGAGGGCGTAAACAAACTTCGGAAACACGGTATACGCATTTGCAGCCATATTATTAATGGACTGCCGCTTGAAACTCCAGAAATGATGATGGAGACAGCTAAAGAAGTTGCTAAACTGGATGTACAGGGAATTAAAATTCACCTATTGCATCTCTTAAAGGGCACTCCAATGGTAAAACAATACGAAAAAGGAATGCTGGAATTCCTTTCGTTAGATGAATATGTCAATCTTGTCTGTGATCAGTTGGAGATCCTTCCGCCTGAAATGATTGTCCATCGTATTACCGGTGACGGTCCGATTGATTTGATGGTTGGACCAATGTGGAGCGTTAATAAATGGGAAGTATTAAATGCTATCGATGCTGAATTAAAGCGTCGCAATAGTTATCAAGGTAAATTTTATGTGCCAAGTAAGGATGCTGTCATAAATGAAGCTTGA
- a CDS encoding YtzC family protein, translating into MATRKSMGECMERCTNAIEFAEEQYKESAKQEHYNEAGYTEALVRLENSFNELEAMDHSANDQQRDMLNRMKIQVQDIQHAMVVRRR; encoded by the coding sequence TTGGCTACACGAAAATCCATGGGTGAGTGTATGGAACGATGTACTAATGCAATTGAATTCGCAGAAGAGCAATATAAGGAGTCTGCAAAACAGGAGCACTACAATGAAGCAGGATATACCGAGGCATTGGTCAGATTGGAAAACTCATTTAATGAGTTAGAAGCAATGGATCACAGTGCAAATGATCAACAGCGTGATATGTTGAACCGTATGAAAATACAGGTTCAGGATATTCAGCATGCAATGGTTGTACGCAGGCGCTAA
- a CDS encoding VanZ family protein — protein MQDIAQTIKNNKLFSPLIYMLFFIYLAILSYLLFFGYYRQEDRIESYNLVPFKTINMYITFADYFKFKIWFSNLFGNIIAFMPFGFFLPIAFKKLRNLLIITFLSFLFSLFVETMQLTFHVGGFDVDDILLNTIGGFFGYMVFKLMYKLFKKPVT, from the coding sequence GTGCAGGATATAGCCCAAACGATAAAAAACAATAAGCTGTTTTCGCCGCTTATTTACATGTTGTTTTTCATCTATTTAGCCATCCTTTCCTATCTTTTGTTTTTTGGATACTACAGACAAGAAGACAGGATAGAATCTTATAATCTTGTTCCCTTTAAAACAATCAATATGTATATTACGTTTGCTGATTACTTCAAATTTAAAATATGGTTTTCGAATCTATTCGGTAATATTATCGCTTTTATGCCATTTGGATTTTTTCTGCCAATCGCCTTTAAAAAGCTGAGAAATTTACTGATTATCACATTTCTGTCCTTCTTGTTTTCTTTATTTGTGGAGACGATGCAGCTTACCTTCCATGTCGGTGGATTTGATGTAGATGATATTCTATTAAATACAATCGGAGGTTTCTTTGGCTACATGGTTTTCAAGCTCATGTATAAGCTTTTCAAAAAACCCGTAACCTAA
- a CDS encoding rhodanese-like domain-containing protein, whose translation MEEIKIIQPEELQIRIENGEELSIIDVREDYEVINGMVPGAIHMRMGEIPDRLDELDKEKEYILICHAGVRSENVAYFLQEKGYKTASMEGGMMHWQGEMVF comes from the coding sequence ATGGAAGAAATAAAAATTATCCAACCCGAAGAGCTGCAGATCAGAATTGAAAATGGAGAGGAATTATCCATCATTGATGTACGGGAGGATTATGAAGTTATAAATGGCATGGTACCAGGTGCTATTCATATGAGAATGGGAGAAATACCCGATCGGCTTGATGAGCTTGATAAAGAAAAGGAGTATATTCTAATCTGTCATGCAGGAGTAAGAAGTGAAAATGTGGCTTATTTTCTGCAGGAGAAGGGATATAAGACAGCCTCAATGGAGGGCGGTATGATGCATTGGCAAGGGGAAATGGTATTCTGA
- a CDS encoding glycogen biosynthesis protein GlgD, which translates to MRKRSKHNNPEQKTRNGINNQDIEAGEDQDIIKKAKKMNEASGGQQTKATVHPKQYK; encoded by the coding sequence ATGCGGAAACGTTCTAAACATAATAATCCGGAACAAAAGACTCGTAATGGCATTAATAATCAAGATATCGAGGCCGGTGAAGATCAAGATATTATAAAGAAGGCTAAAAAGATGAACGAAGCATCTGGAGGCCAACAAACTAAAGCAACAGTTCATCCAAAGCAATACAAATAA
- the leuS gene encoding leucine--tRNA ligase, with the protein MSFNHVEIEKKWQSYWEEHKTFKTTDHVGKRKFYALDMFPYPSGAGLHVGHPEGYTATDILSRMKRMQGYNVLHPIGWDAFGLPAEQYALDTGNDPEEFTAKNIGTFTRQIKSLGFSYDWDREINTTDPEYYKWTQWIFLKLYEKGLAYMAEIPVNWCPALGTVLANEEVIDGKSERGGHPVIRKPMRQWILKITAYADRLIEDLDELDWPESIKDMQRNWIGRSEGASVTFKIKGTNESYTVFTTRPDTLFGATYSVLSPEHPLVDKITTAEQKEAVEAYKKEIQSKSDLERTELSKEKTGVFTGAYAINPANGEEIPIWIADYVLMSYGTGAIMAVPAHDERDYEFAKKFDLPIREVVAGGNIEKEAYAGEGEHVNSEFLNGLNKEEAIGKMIEWLEEQGIGEKKVTYRLRDWNFSRQRYWGEPIPIIHWEDGTMSAVPESELPLMLPKTTEIKPSGTGESPLANIEEWVNVVDENGRKGRRETNTMPQWAGSCWYFLRYIDPKNPNAIADPEKLKHWMPVDTYIGGAEHAVLHLLYARFWYKFLYDIGVVPTKEPFQKLFNQGMILGENNEKMSKSKGNVVNPDDIVESHGADTLRLYEMFMGPLDASIAWSANGLDGSRRFLDRVWRLFITDDGTVNDKITESNDTHLEKIYHQTVKKVTEDLEALHFNTAISQMMVFINEAYKAEILPIQYMEGFVKLLSPICPHISEELWSRLGNNETLAYTSWPAYDESKLVDDEIEIVIQINGKMRAKLQVPAGITKEEMEKIVMENGKVQEQIDGKTIRKVIAVPGKLVNIVAN; encoded by the coding sequence ATGAGTTTCAATCATGTAGAGATTGAAAAGAAATGGCAATCTTATTGGGAAGAACACAAAACATTCAAAACGACTGATCATGTAGGGAAGCGTAAATTTTACGCTTTGGATATGTTTCCTTATCCATCAGGAGCCGGCCTTCATGTAGGGCATCCTGAAGGATATACAGCAACAGATATTCTATCTCGCATGAAACGTATGCAGGGATATAATGTCCTTCATCCAATTGGCTGGGATGCATTTGGATTGCCTGCCGAGCAATATGCTCTTGATACAGGAAATGATCCGGAAGAGTTTACAGCTAAAAATATCGGTACATTCACACGTCAGATTAAATCACTTGGGTTCTCCTATGACTGGGACAGGGAAATCAATACAACCGACCCAGAGTACTATAAATGGACGCAGTGGATTTTCTTAAAGCTATATGAAAAAGGACTTGCCTATATGGCTGAAATACCGGTTAACTGGTGTCCGGCACTCGGAACAGTTTTGGCTAACGAAGAAGTTATTGATGGGAAAAGTGAGCGGGGCGGACATCCGGTTATCCGTAAGCCTATGCGCCAATGGATTTTGAAAATTACGGCTTATGCAGATCGTTTGATTGAGGATTTGGATGAATTGGATTGGCCTGAAAGCATTAAGGATATGCAGCGTAACTGGATCGGACGCTCTGAGGGAGCATCTGTAACTTTTAAGATTAAAGGTACGAACGAATCCTACACGGTATTCACGACACGTCCTGACACCTTGTTCGGGGCAACATATTCTGTCCTGTCACCAGAGCATCCGCTTGTGGATAAAATTACAACAGCAGAGCAAAAAGAAGCAGTTGAAGCGTATAAAAAGGAAATTCAATCTAAGAGCGATCTTGAGAGAACAGAGCTTTCTAAAGAGAAAACAGGTGTATTCACAGGAGCATATGCAATCAACCCGGCAAATGGGGAAGAGATTCCGATCTGGATTGCTGATTATGTATTGATGAGCTATGGTACAGGTGCAATTATGGCAGTTCCGGCTCATGATGAACGTGACTATGAATTCGCTAAGAAATTTGATTTGCCAATCCGTGAGGTTGTAGCGGGCGGAAATATTGAAAAAGAAGCTTATGCAGGAGAAGGAGAACATGTAAACTCTGAATTCTTGAATGGCTTGAATAAAGAAGAAGCAATTGGCAAAATGATCGAATGGCTTGAAGAACAAGGAATTGGTGAGAAGAAAGTAACCTATCGCTTGCGTGACTGGAACTTCTCTCGTCAGCGTTACTGGGGAGAGCCTATCCCAATTATTCATTGGGAAGATGGTACTATGTCAGCTGTACCTGAATCTGAGCTCCCGCTTATGCTTCCGAAAACAACCGAAATTAAACCATCAGGTACAGGTGAATCTCCTCTTGCCAACATTGAAGAGTGGGTAAATGTAGTAGATGAGAACGGCCGTAAAGGAAGACGCGAGACAAACACAATGCCTCAATGGGCGGGCAGCTGCTGGTACTTCCTGCGCTATATCGATCCGAAAAATCCAAACGCGATTGCTGATCCTGAAAAGCTTAAGCATTGGATGCCAGTAGATACGTATATTGGCGGAGCAGAACATGCTGTACTTCACTTGCTTTATGCAAGATTCTGGTACAAATTCTTGTATGATATTGGTGTTGTTCCTACAAAGGAACCTTTCCAAAAGCTATTTAACCAAGGAATGATACTTGGAGAAAATAACGAAAAAATGAGTAAATCCAAAGGAAATGTAGTAAATCCGGATGATATCGTAGAAAGCCATGGTGCGGATACACTTCGTCTCTATGAAATGTTCATGGGACCGCTTGATGCATCCATTGCTTGGTCTGCAAACGGACTTGATGGTTCCAGACGTTTCCTTGACCGTGTTTGGAGATTGTTTATTACCGATGACGGTACAGTAAATGATAAGATCACTGAATCCAATGATACTCACCTTGAGAAAATCTATCATCAAACGGTTAAAAAGGTAACAGAAGATTTGGAAGCACTTCACTTTAATACAGCTATTTCTCAAATGATGGTGTTTATTAATGAAGCGTATAAAGCGGAAATCCTTCCAATTCAATATATGGAAGGATTCGTGAAGCTCTTGTCACCTATTTGCCCTCATATCAGTGAAGAACTTTGGAGCAGACTGGGCAACAATGAAACACTTGCCTATACTTCATGGCCTGCATATGATGAGTCCAAATTGGTTGATGATGAAATTGAAATTGTTATTCAAATAAACGGTAAAATGAGAGCAAAACTTCAGGTACCGGCCGGCATTACGAAAGAAGAAATGGAAAAAATCGTAATGGAGAACGGAAAGGTCCAAGAGCAAATTGACGGTAAAACAATCCGTAAGGTTATTGCTGTTCCAGGAAAATTAGTAAATATCGTTGCAAACTAA
- a CDS encoding DeoR family transcriptional regulator — translation MKPSTNRMLTRIKSIYMFIVRNGTVTTQELVDEFGITPRTIQRDLNVLAYNELVVSPSRGKWTTTQKKVKLTS, via the coding sequence TTGAAACCTTCAACAAACCGTATGCTTACCAGAATTAAGTCCATTTATATGTTCATCGTCCGCAACGGCACGGTAACAACCCAAGAATTAGTGGATGAATTTGGAATTACTCCACGCACCATTCAGAGGGACTTAAATGTGTTGGCTTATAACGAACTTGTTGTCAGCCCCAGTCGTGGAAAGTGGACCACCACTCAAAAGAAAGTTAAATTAACCTCGTAA
- a CDS encoding sporulation protein Cse60, translated as MIQVKMFDYEHEKDLEKGMNHFLGKIDEDSIVDIKYNIAAFGEEDEEDQIYCFSAMVIYKK; from the coding sequence GTGATCCAAGTAAAAATGTTTGATTATGAACATGAAAAAGACCTGGAAAAAGGGATGAATCATTTTCTCGGAAAAATAGATGAGGACAGCATTGTAGATATAAAATATAATATAGCAGCTTTCGGTGAAGAGGATGAGGAAGACCAAATCTATTGTTTTAGCGCAATGGTTATCTATAAAAAATGA
- a CDS encoding pseudouridine synthase yields MRIDKLLANSGYGSRKEVKQLLKSGAVLCNDVKISDAKKHVNPDEDVITVYGEQVNYKEYIYLLMNKPAGYISATEDDRLKTVLDLLEPEDASKKPFPVGRLDRDTEGLLVLTNDGQLAHEVLAPKKHVPKTYYAVIQGIVTEEDIEQFAKGVTLDDGYVTKPGKLRILTSGPRSEIEVIITEGKYHQVKRMFEAVGKKVVYLKRIKMGELELDESLKTGEYREMTEEEINLLNTRTPEKEDR; encoded by the coding sequence ATGAGAATTGATAAATTATTGGCTAACTCCGGTTATGGAAGCCGGAAAGAGGTTAAACAATTACTTAAATCAGGGGCAGTTCTTTGTAATGATGTAAAAATAAGCGATGCTAAAAAGCATGTCAATCCGGATGAGGATGTAATTACCGTTTATGGAGAGCAAGTCAACTATAAGGAATACATTTATTTGTTAATGAATAAACCGGCCGGATACATATCTGCCACAGAAGATGACAGGCTGAAAACGGTGCTTGATTTATTGGAACCTGAAGATGCAAGTAAAAAACCATTCCCTGTTGGAAGGCTGGATCGGGATACTGAAGGGCTGTTGGTTCTTACAAATGATGGGCAGCTTGCTCATGAGGTGCTTGCTCCCAAAAAACATGTTCCTAAAACCTATTACGCAGTTATTCAGGGGATTGTAACCGAGGAAGATATTGAACAGTTTGCTAAGGGAGTTACATTGGATGATGGATATGTAACGAAACCGGGAAAATTAAGGATTCTTACAAGTGGTCCAAGATCTGAAATAGAAGTCATCATAACAGAAGGAAAATATCATCAGGTTAAACGGATGTTTGAAGCTGTAGGAAAAAAAGTAGTGTATTTGAAAAGAATTAAGATGGGCGAGCTTGAGTTGGATGAGAGCTTGAAAACAGGAGAGTACAGAGAAATGACTGAAGAAGAGATCAACCTATTGAATACACGTACTCCGGAAAAAGAAGACCGTTAA
- a CDS encoding NAD(P)/FAD-dependent oxidoreductase, whose translation MKYDVIIIGGGPSGLMAAIAAAENGASTLLIDKGSKLGRKLAISGGGRCNVTNRLPIDEIIKHIPGNGKFLYGAFSEFDNEGIISFFKKLGVELKEEDHGRMFPVNDKAQSVVDAMMNRLKQLGTDIRTNSPIADVLYDSGKVIGVRTQTGETIEADSVVIAVGGKSVPHTGSTGDGYAWAEKAGHTVTELFPTEVPLTSAENFIKQKTLQGLSLRDVAISVMNPKGKPLITHRMDMIFTHFGLSGPGVLRCSQFVVKALKKWNLKEVVVQIDALPDLNEEQVFQQIIKIIKSDDKKAVKNSLKGLVPERYLLFLLERNQIDPSSQGAVIAHEKWRSLSKDIKKFPVRVNGTLSLEKAFVTGGGVSVKEVEPKTMASKFMNGLYFCGEILDIHGYTGGYNITSALVTGRLAGLNAAAKNNFLA comes from the coding sequence ATGAAATACGATGTAATAATTATAGGCGGAGGCCCCTCCGGTTTAATGGCTGCCATAGCAGCTGCAGAAAACGGCGCTTCCACCTTATTAATAGATAAAGGATCCAAGCTTGGCCGAAAGCTGGCCATTTCAGGCGGAGGCCGATGCAATGTCACAAACCGTCTGCCGATTGATGAGATTATCAAGCATATTCCCGGTAATGGCAAGTTCCTGTACGGTGCATTCTCTGAATTTGATAATGAGGGAATTATTTCTTTCTTTAAGAAACTGGGAGTTGAATTAAAAGAGGAAGATCACGGAAGAATGTTTCCAGTTAATGACAAAGCTCAATCCGTTGTGGATGCAATGATGAATCGTTTGAAGCAATTGGGTACCGATATACGCACAAACTCACCTATAGCTGATGTTTTGTATGATTCAGGGAAAGTAATTGGCGTTCGGACACAAACAGGCGAAACGATCGAAGCTGACTCCGTTGTCATTGCTGTTGGCGGTAAATCCGTTCCTCACACCGGGTCAACCGGTGATGGCTATGCTTGGGCGGAAAAAGCTGGACATACTGTTACAGAGCTATTTCCAACTGAGGTTCCGCTCACGTCAGCTGAAAATTTTATCAAACAGAAAACATTACAGGGTCTTTCACTTCGCGATGTCGCAATCAGCGTAATGAATCCTAAAGGAAAACCATTAATTACCCATCGTATGGATATGATTTTCACACATTTTGGTCTATCAGGTCCAGGTGTCCTGCGATGCAGCCAATTTGTTGTAAAGGCCCTCAAAAAATGGAATCTTAAAGAGGTCGTTGTCCAAATTGACGCGCTCCCTGATTTAAATGAAGAACAGGTATTCCAACAGATTATTAAAATTATTAAATCGGATGACAAAAAAGCTGTCAAAAACAGCTTAAAAGGTTTAGTGCCTGAAAGATATTTATTATTTTTACTGGAGCGTAACCAGATTGACCCTTCTTCCCAGGGGGCAGTCATCGCCCATGAGAAATGGCGTTCTTTAAGCAAAGATATTAAAAAATTCCCTGTCCGTGTTAATGGAACACTTTCTTTAGAGAAAGCATTTGTGACTGGCGGAGGAGTATCGGTTAAAGAAGTTGAACCAAAAACAATGGCCAGTAAATTCATGAATGGCTTATATTTCTGCGGAGAAATTTTGGACATTCACGGATATACGGGCGGCTATAATATCACTTCAGCTTTGGTAACCGGCCGTTTAGCAGGATTAAATGCTGCAGCAAAGAATAATTTCCTGGCATAA
- a CDS encoding polysaccharide biosynthesis protein, with protein sequence MSSKLIRGTFILTVGMVLSKILGLFYVIPFNQIVGKEGMALYGFAYIPYTIFISISTGGIPLAVAKFVAKYNAMGEYAVGRKLFESSRKIMMLTGISAFLIMYVSAPGLAAMMDTQKFSVEDVTSVIRAVSFALILVPSQSILRGFFQGNESMGPTAVSQVIEQIARIIFLLGGAYIVLNLMGGDVVQAMSVATFSAFIGAVFGFLVLLWYWKKRKRHLDKLLSESKNEIDISLKEIYKEIIVSSIPFIFVGLAMPLFQLVDTVTFNRAMVSIGEKATTDVAFGVLNVSTQKLVLIPMTLATAFSLSIVPSVTKSFVEKNWKLYKQQLTETFQTLLFILIPAVVGISVLSESVYGSFYGFLDLGSEVLKVYAPVAILFALFSVTAAIMQGISQQRFTVLSLLTGILIKLSLNIPFIKMFETNGAVYATAIGYTVSTLINLYVIYYFTGYRIKSVLRRGLLSLIFAGVMALVVWSLDQVLSSWIGSKGQMDAVFRVAITVPVGVLIYFFLSIKSGLLHVIFGERTDGLLRKLKLSRFTRGN encoded by the coding sequence ATGTCATCGAAACTTATTAGAGGCACTTTTATTCTAACAGTTGGTATGGTTTTATCGAAAATACTCGGATTGTTTTATGTTATTCCTTTTAATCAAATTGTCGGCAAAGAAGGAATGGCGTTATACGGCTTTGCGTATATCCCCTATACGATTTTCATCAGTATATCAACGGGAGGGATTCCCCTCGCGGTGGCCAAATTTGTGGCCAAATATAATGCAATGGGTGAATATGCAGTTGGGCGTAAGCTATTTGAATCAAGCCGAAAAATAATGATGTTAACGGGGATTTCGGCTTTTCTCATTATGTATGTTAGCGCCCCTGGATTGGCTGCCATGATGGATACGCAAAAATTTTCCGTTGAGGATGTTACATCGGTTATACGGGCTGTTAGCTTTGCTCTGATCCTTGTACCTTCGCAAAGTATATTGCGTGGGTTCTTTCAAGGAAATGAGTCAATGGGGCCGACAGCTGTTTCCCAGGTTATCGAGCAGATAGCACGAATTATATTCCTGCTGGGCGGTGCATATATTGTCCTGAATTTAATGGGCGGAGATGTCGTACAGGCTATGAGTGTGGCAACATTTTCAGCCTTTATTGGAGCGGTTTTCGGATTTCTTGTTCTCTTATGGTATTGGAAAAAGCGGAAACGTCATCTCGATAAACTTTTGAGCGAAAGTAAAAATGAAATAGATATATCTCTTAAAGAGATCTATAAAGAAATCATTGTTTCCTCAATACCATTTATTTTTGTTGGTTTGGCTATGCCTCTATTCCAGTTAGTTGATACGGTTACTTTTAACAGAGCGATGGTATCAATTGGAGAAAAGGCAACAACAGATGTGGCTTTTGGTGTTTTAAATGTATCGACTCAAAAGCTTGTCCTTATTCCAATGACACTTGCTACGGCCTTTTCGTTGTCCATTGTTCCTAGTGTAACGAAATCGTTTGTTGAAAAGAATTGGAAGCTATACAAACAACAATTAACAGAAACGTTCCAAACTTTGCTGTTTATTTTGATACCGGCAGTTGTAGGAATCAGTGTTTTATCTGAGAGCGTATATGGATCGTTTTATGGATTTCTTGATTTAGGGTCAGAAGTATTGAAAGTTTATGCACCGGTTGCTATTCTATTTGCTTTATTTTCTGTTACAGCTGCAATCATGCAGGGAATAAGCCAGCAGCGTTTTACAGTCCTTAGTTTATTGACTGGGATATTAATAAAACTGAGCCTTAATATTCCGTTTATAAAAATGTTTGAAACGAATGGGGCAGTTTATGCGACTGCAATTGGATATACGGTCAGTACACTTATTAATTTATATGTAATTTATTACTTTACTGGTTATCGAATAAAATCTGTGCTGAGAAGGGGATTATTATCACTCATATTTGCTGGGGTTATGGCCTTGGTTGTATGGAGTCTGGATCAGGTCCTGTCTTCCTGGATAGGTTCAAAAGGTCAGATGGATGCGGTTTTCAGGGTGGCGATTACTGTTCCAGTCGGGGTCCTAATCTACTTTTTCTTATCCATTAAAAGTGGTCTATTACATGTCATTTTTGGAGAGCGAACGGATGGACTATTGCGCAAGCTAAAATTGAGCCGTTTCACGAGAGGGAATTAA
- the pepV gene encoding dipeptidase PepV, with translation MDLNWQKEVEMRKNDLIADTQKLLRIKSTLDESASTTDIPFGPGIKEALDFMLQLGEKDGFTTKNVDNYGAHLEMGNGDELLGILGHLDVVPEGEGWTSDPYSADIRDGKIFARGAIDDKGPTMAAYYAMKIIKEMGIDLNKRVRLILGTDEESDWRCMDYYFEKEEMPTVGFVPDADFPIIYAEKGIADFTMDMKSKSIPAESFVVKSFEAGQRFNMVPEAAKATISLNFDEAKEWKEKFAMYLKDHNLKGTYSMLDNEVILTMEGISVHGMEPDLGLNAGLKLADFLFTMPLRGDDRAFFEFIHQYLSSESRGRKLGVAYSDDITGDLTINYGIITYRNGELGKIAFNMRYPVTYDFENGWKTIEQIADKHQFTATIKTHLGPHHVDANSQLVKTLQKIYHEHTGEEPELLAIGGGTYARALKNAVAFGPLFPGREDVAHQKDEYIMIDDLLKATAMYAQAIYELTR, from the coding sequence ATGGATCTTAATTGGCAAAAAGAAGTGGAAATGAGAAAAAATGATTTGATTGCCGACACCCAGAAATTACTTCGAATTAAAAGTACACTGGATGAATCTGCATCAACTACTGATATTCCTTTTGGTCCTGGAATAAAGGAAGCGCTTGATTTTATGCTTCAGCTTGGAGAAAAAGACGGTTTTACCACTAAAAATGTTGATAACTATGGAGCTCATTTGGAAATGGGAAACGGAGATGAGCTCCTCGGTATACTTGGACATTTGGATGTAGTGCCTGAGGGAGAGGGCTGGACCAGCGACCCTTATTCAGCAGATATTCGGGATGGAAAAATATTTGCACGTGGCGCGATCGACGATAAAGGACCAACGATGGCTGCCTATTATGCGATGAAGATCATTAAAGAAATGGGCATCGATTTAAATAAAAGAGTTCGATTGATTTTGGGTACGGATGAAGAAAGTGACTGGCGCTGTATGGATTATTATTTTGAAAAAGAAGAAATGCCAACGGTAGGGTTCGTGCCGGATGCTGATTTTCCAATTATCTATGCAGAAAAGGGGATAGCAGATTTCACAATGGATATGAAATCAAAAAGTATACCGGCTGAATCCTTTGTTGTGAAAAGCTTTGAAGCGGGTCAGCGTTTTAATATGGTACCAGAGGCAGCTAAAGCAACTATTTCTCTTAATTTCGATGAGGCGAAAGAGTGGAAAGAAAAATTTGCAATGTACTTGAAAGATCATAATTTAAAAGGTACATATTCCATGTTAGATAATGAGGTCATCTTAACGATGGAAGGGATATCTGTCCATGGTATGGAGCCTGATCTTGGACTTAATGCAGGTCTTAAGCTGGCGGATTTTCTATTCACCATGCCTTTACGTGGGGATGACCGTGCATTTTTTGAATTCATCCATCAGTATTTGAGCAGTGAATCCAGAGGAAGAAAACTTGGTGTAGCTTATTCGGATGATATTACCGGTGATTTAACCATTAATTATGGAATTATTACATATAGAAATGGCGAATTAGGTAAGATTGCCTTCAATATGCGTTATCCTGTGACATATGATTTTGAGAATGGATGGAAAACGATTGAGCAAATCGCTGATAAGCATCAATTTACTGCGACTATAAAAACCCATTTGGGACCTCACCATGTGGATGCAAATAGCCAATTGGTTAAAACTTTGCAAAAAATTTATCACGAGCACACAGGGGAAGAACCTGAGCTATTGGCAATTGGCGGCGGGACGTATGCGCGTGCGCTGAAAAATGCGGTTGCCTTTGGCCCTTTATTTCCGGGGAGGGAAGATGTAGCTCATCAAAAAGACGAATACATCATGATTGACGATTTATTAAAAGCAACAGCTATGTATGCACAAGCTATCTATGAATTAACAAGATAA